DNA sequence from the Cucumis melo cultivar AY chromosome 6, USDA_Cmelo_AY_1.0, whole genome shotgun sequence genome:
TTGACCTATCGTATTTATGTTGATGTATCgatttttttgctattttttctcTACTATTTTCCAACTCAACGCTCAATAAAATGCCCATTCCCGCatccaaaaataaataaataacctaATCTTACATCATCACATTTGTATCCCCGAAGTCTTGTAAAATAACCCTATTGAATATCTGTCAACAAATGTACTAAGTTCTTTGcttatcttcaatttttttctcgaatcttcttcctcttctctgGTAGCTTGTCTCTTTTGTATTGCATTCTATTGATTATTGTACATGTTTTTTCTATCGTACTTTAATGTTTGAATTGTACTTTGTACCATTGTCATTAATTTGACCTTTTATGATTTTTCGTGGATTTAGTGAGTCACATTTAATATCTTTTATGTTAAATTTACCTATATCCTagatttttaaagaaaaaaacatatcTTCAAACGTATCGTTATcaattctttaaaaaatttactttaagaaattttaaaattgacatATTGCTGTATCCGTATCTCGTATCAGTGTATGTGCTGCATAGTTTACAACTAAATGCATGTCAGTCTTGCCGTAGCTACAACAAATTCTATTGTAATTACCCTCTCCTTGATCCTTGTGTGATCTTATCATACTGGATATTTGTTTGGTGCATTGTGGAATATGGTGCATCATTTAGGTTGTCTTGAATTAGTCTATGTCCTCTATTTGATTTGTAGGGTTGCCACCTGAAGTGTATTACAGATTGATGTGTGACTGAAAAAATTCTGCAGGAAGAGGAAGATGAGTATGATAAAGTTGCAGTTGGCAAGGAGAAAAATGGAGATCGGTTGTATATGAAAGACGTAACTGACTGTGGTATTGAAATAGGTTCATCCACCGAGCTTCCTACTTCTATAAGGAATTTCACCAGAGATCCACGCGCTAATCACTTGGCTGCAAAAGTTAGACTCAAGGAAGATGCAGAAGCTTCTAAAACAATCGATTCGTTGCATGTCTCTAAGAACACTGCTGTAGCCATCACAGATTCTGAAAGCAACGCTTTCCAAAACCCAAAATCTATTCTTAAAAGGAAAGATAATCATCTAGATGCGAAGTCGCACAAGCGTGTCCGATTTGACCCTGAATGTAAAATTCCTCAAAATTCTCAAGAATCTAAAGATTTCGTTGTGAAAACAAACTCTTTGCCCAGAGGTGCAGAGGTTGGCAACGAAGTGACCTTCCCATCTCAAGGCACTCAAGTCCCCGACTACTTACTAAATCCTTCAAGATACACACATTATACTTTCAACTCGTCCAATGATGTAGACGAAGAGTCTAACAAGAAAGCTTATATGAATTTCCTTCAGCTGGTGAGAGAATCAAAGAGAATCGAGTCCCATCAGGATGATGCTTCAACTGGTCCTCCAAAATCCATCACCTTCATACCAAAAAAGAAAGCAGATGATACAATAATGCTTGAAAATTCTCCTCTGCAGAGTGGAGTTGAGAAGGAGGTTGTGCAAAAGAAAGGCATGTCTATCGGCATTGCCGCTGTGGATGATCAGACGGATGATGTTTGTTCAATGGAAGAAGATGAGCCTGATAAATTAGAAATTAGAAGAAACAGCTCACAGAAGCCAGACCGCCAGTACAGAACGAGAGCTAATAATATGGAGTCGGAGGAGGAGGCCTGAAGCCTGATTGATATAGCAAGACGCTGCTCTTAAATTACACCTTTTTCCATCGGGCATTGTTTGTGTTGAACTGTTATTGATGGTCTTTTAAGGCACCTTGTTTGATGTACGATATTTTAGGGACATTGCAACAGTTGTTGACAGCCTATTTGAGATTGGGCAAGTTTACAAGTTACGGATTGCATCTAAAGCGATCAATTAACACATCAATCTACAATCTTCTTGACCTTACGACACTAGAGATAGATTGTAGGATATTAAAGTTATGAATGGTATATCTAATGCACAAGGCTAAGAACTATGACTATACTCTTAGTCCCCATTCTTTACAGGATTTATGAACTTCAAAATTAGTAATTCAAAGCTGTAGATATTAAGCCTTCAAATCCTAAATGGTACGTGAGAAATATAGTGGTTAATTCATGATACTTAGCTGGTTAATTCATGATACTTAGCTGAGGAAATTAAACTTACCTGGAGCAAGAAAGCACTCCCCATGAAACTCAATATTGAGAATAATCCCCTTCCTCTCCGCCCCCCCAAGGTCGAGCGCATATCATCCCCTCTCAAGTCGAGCACACATCTCCTCTCAAGTCGAGCGCATATCATCTGATAAGAAGATTGGAACGCTAGCACGAGGTATCTTTCTTCATTTATCTTCTAGTTGAGACAAAAGATAGTGTTCAGAAGGAGCTCATGGATGGAGTTTCAGCCCCATTATCTCGTATATTCAAGACTCTCGAGTACAAGGCCAAAGGTAAAGAGAGGCACCTATCCCAAAGGCACCCGTCCCTCTTTTTATGGTTGAGCTACTTTTGGCCCTCTTTCTATGTTTGAGGCAGTTGATTATCGGTAGGATCAAGATGTATTTTGAATATGTGACGAACTAATCTTTTTGTCCGTGATATGCATAGTTTTGATGCTTTCAAGAATGCATCTGGGAACAATAGAACATAGTCTACTTGCTCGCCTACTACGACCCATGGAGCGGAAAATCTTTCTGTCGAAAGGCAAAGAATGTGGGTATTACTATCTTAGGCTTGCCTATAGTCATTTTCTTCCTAGAAGGATCTTTACACTATGTAGGTCTCTTTTCCGTCACGTCGAAAGGCTTGTTTTGGTCCTTTTCCTGATTTTTCCTACCCGACCGTCAAAGCATGGAAGGGTGGGCCTGTCCCACTTCTGACTTATGCGTTGGTGCGTTCATTGAAGCAAAGAGGGTTAAAATTAGGTGCATCCCCCTTCACTCATCTCGAATCTCTTTCTGGGAATGAATGAGAGTACGAAAAGCTTTAATTAGTAATGTAGATCAAAATAGAAGTTTGCTTTTTTGTTAGTAGGTTTTTGGAAGAGCTCTTCATGTAGCTTTCCTTTAAGAGGTAGTACGCCTCATCACACATAATGGGAGTCGGTAACTGAAAGGGAAAGAAGCTTGACTTAGTAGATGGATCGGCCTTGTCTTAGGCAAGAGAAGGATGTCTCACATTGAGACGAAAAGACAATGAGGCGTCTTTGACCTGTCGAACCTATCAGGGAAAGTATATCCTATTACAGTCTTTGCTATGATACCAAATTTGACCCAATTCAGAGTCTTGCATCCGGAAATAGGGTCATTCACAAATCTGGCCGAAGGGCTTTCTCTTAATTTTCAGTCCTCCCTCCTTTCCTTTCCCGCTCCCCTCGAATGTAGGTATCAGAGGTCTGGATTCTCCTGGGTTTTCTCATTCCCCAACCCTATACTAATAAGGGAAATTTTTCgaaggaagaaggaaaaggaaaaggtgATGCCGATCCTTCGAATCTTAAGGCTAACTATCCCTTCCTTGGTCAATCCTTACGTCCTTCGGACCCTAGTTCAGACAAGAAAGGATCAAAACTTTTTTAGGGATTGTTTGGAGTATCGTGTTTGTGGAGTTCATATATTTGTGTTTCGGGTGTAGAGTGAGTTCATATATCAAAGATATCTAGTGCAATTTTTTGAAttctattttctttaattaatgaatttttttattcaataattTTAAACATCTTTGTTTATCAAAATATGGATAACATTTTTTtctcttgtttttattttagtttttttctaTCTTATTTGTAATGAACAACAATTAACCCAACAAATAAAAGGTAAAACATAACAGAAATCAAAACCTTTTATTTCTGATTTTTCTCGATGAACTTCATTATCatcttttactttttcttgATTTGTTTTAATTGAATGTCACAGCATTTCTTCAATAATTTTACATTCAATTCTTCCAGATTTGAAGGATCATTAGAAAACACATCTCCTATttcactaattttttttctaggaaaatgtttattttgaaaaaaaaaaaaaatccttttatgggcaattttttttgttatttgtttctttttttttttttttttttttttttttgctttactTTTTATTCACCATTCAACTATATACATATTTCTTCAAACTCTTAACAGTCAATTGACATGTGAactcaattaaataaaaatataatgtGTGTGCACTTACCCAACTATTTAGCTAATAGttcaaattgaatttaaaagCATTCATGTCAGCCAAGCTTTTTTTTCCATGGTATAGTATTGATCGAGTGAGTTGGAATTAGCTTCTCAAAATAATTGTTAGAGTTGGCCGTCAAATATGATCGTAGTTGAAGTTGATCAATAGTGGTATTTGTAGTTCTTGGTTGTATAATGTGAATGCTGGAATTGGTTGTTAGAGGTGATTGTTAGTGAAGTTGACTATCAAAACTAATTTTTGTTGAAGTTTATGATAGAAGTTGTTGGAACCCAAAGTTGAAAGTGATTGTTGAAGTTTATTATCGAAGATAATTTTCGTCAAGGTTTGTAGTCATAGGTGCTTATCGGAAGTAGAAGCTGGTTGCATGAAAGTGACCTCAGAGGTGGTCGTAAGAGTTTGTTGTTGAAGCCTTGGTCGAACAAAAGTGGTCACAAAAAACTTTTGTCAGAATTTGTTATCAGAAATCATCTAAGCACAAAATTAGTCTTTGAAGTCGATCACGTAGATATGGTCACTGAAGTTTTTCATCAGTGGTGGTTACAGAGCCTAAAATCAATTGTTGAAATTGGACATGTAAAAGTATTGTTAAAGTAGGTTCTCGATGTGACAATGGTAATCGTCAATGGTGGTTGAGGGGTGAATCCATTGGAAACATCGAGAAGAATAGAGTTAGTATAATATACCAACTCAACTTTACCAACATTTATAATTGGTGGACCAAACCATGAATTAGAATACATTGTAACAACTTAACTAGTTTTTCTAACATCTTTCTCAACTTTTATTGGGAAAGAGATTTCAAATTGGCAAGAGAAACAGCACATACAGATAATGCGAAAATTTTAATAGCTAACAAAAATGAAACTTAAAACATTTCTTTTGCTCCACATGGATACTTATGCAACATCACTAGGTGGCATCCTCAGTATAGAAGTTACTTCTCCACAAAAGTTAGGCATGAATATGTTAGAAaacctaattttttaaaaaagaggtAAAAAACCATGCTTAAAAaccatttattatttttttttaaaaaaggcgaattttgaaaaatgaagcaCTTCTTAGActgaaaataataattttccACCTACTTCAAAGCCGCAACAATTTTTCAGGCCACCTCAGAATTTACTTTACACCAAACCAATTTGCCCCCTAGGGGTCCGATTTTTTATCCAGTTTATCGACCACATAATAATTTACTATTAACAAATGTCACGATAAAGAGGTTTATATTATTGGTTCGCCATGATTCTAGttattttttccaaatttcaattaGTCAGTGTTTATAAAATGACATTTCATCATCAACTTTGAAAATAATGATgttttttaattgaattatcTTTTGCAGTATACCTTTTGTGGCCGTCATTTACTGAACGAAGTAGCTTGTTTGTTGACTGGCCCCTTGGATTCCAATTTCTTCTGTATGATTCTGtacactttctttttctttctagtAACTACAATTCTAGAAACTAAAAGAAAGTCATCTTTCCATCCTTTGTATTCAAGGTGGTGAGATGAGATAGACTAGGAATTTCGCATCAGAAACATCTCAGTCCACCtacataataaaaaaaaaaaaaagtaattgaaATACAAACTAGGAATTGAATTTCAAATGTAAGAGCATAAACAATGACAAATGAATTACAGAACATAACATAAAAGTTTATATAGATTAACATTACTTCAAAAATTACCATCATACCAAATGCTGTCAATAGTTTCTACCAATGTAGCATAGCTTAACTAATAGTAGTTAATATATACTCTTCAAATTCTCATACCTTCATATGTGGTACTAAAAAATTGTTGTCAACCGTTACCTACGTCAGAAAATGAACCATAATCATTTTTTAAACTCAGTCCAGATAAATGAAAGTTCTTTAAAGAGCACAAATACTGTCTGCATCAACCATCTGACGATCTCCATCTAAGCAATCAAATTATACCTCAATAATTCAGAGATAGATTGGAACTTTTTTGTATAGCTACTTAACTAGATTAAGAATTCAGCCAAAACATTAAAATATAGTTGTAAAGTTTTATAACCGTTGTATTAGTAAACGTCCAAGTCACAGATTATCGCATCAAAACAAAATCAGGTTTTAACAATCCAATATAGAAGGCATCACGGATTAAAACTTTTCAACAGTTTTTCCCCCAAAAAATGTATGTACAACTTCCCCTATGAGTAATATCAAAATGTGGTTTTGAGGGGTGGATCTGTGCGGACGTATGATGTACCTAGAAATGAGAACAAATTCGAACACGATGAGTTTGGTGATTTAATTCAGGATGAAAAGAAACTGAAAAGAAACTGAAAAGAATGATTTACgagaagaaagaaatgaaaacaGAAGATAGAGGGAGGGTACCATATTGATAGTGTACCAGCATCTGATGGCTTTCACTAGACTAAAACAAGCGTTTCCTACACTCAGTTGCACCACAGAAGCATGGCATCTGTTTTATCTTCCCATCTGGACCATACACGCTATCAAGTGCATACCCATAGTCGTATGTCAGTTCCTGCAATTAACAAATACTTAAAAAAGTTCCAAAATAAAGATCCTCCACATAATCTAATGGGAGAAATTAACTTAATTTGATTACTGTGAATGCTGCATTCAATTACcatttgatttttagttttccaaaattatgtttttaatCACTACTTCTAGATATGATCTATGCGTTTCTTTACTTTGTTATCTACTTTCTAAAATGTTTTTGAAGTCCAAATCATTgtttttaagaaagaaaatctaagtttgtttctttaataaaaagaacacacgataataataaaagaaattgtgAGGAAACTAACACAAGtttcaaacaaaaacaaaaaacaaaaaacaaaagacaacagaaagaaaaaaaagaccgTTAGCGAACACCGTTAAGTTTTCAATTTCTGAACTTAGAAttattctttcaatttttgaaaataagatttgaatttttagccGTATATATGAGTGGCTCAAACCAGTTTATTGTGGCCACAGACTGAGCTTCATGACATCAGACAATAGTGAAGaaacttaaaattttatttattccTAAGGATGAGAAACCTAGAGGAAATCAAGAACAAAAATGCGCTTTCTTAAATTTTTACTTATTCCTAGGAAGAATCCTTATTTAAGGAAAAGTTCTGAAGTTTCTAATAAAGCAAAATTGCATATATACCATCAGAAACCATCAAATTCTTGATCTAGGATACAAGACACGACAAGGACAAACCCAAAATCCATTTATTCAAATACAGTTGGAAAAATTCAATCAGTTGAAACTTTAGAAACATGAGTTTGCTTCACCGGAGTCGGAGAAAGTGATTGAGCATGAGGTAAATCCAAAGGTCATTGTGAACTCTGATGGAATTTGAAAGGGTGTGCAATCAAAGGAGAGAGTTCTTTGGGCTCTTTGGTTCTCTTAAATGGGAAGGCCAACCAATGCCTTGCAATCCAAAGGAAGGGTTGGATTCTTAGGTGCAGCCACCTGACACTAAAGGAAGTCAATCAGTGAGAAGTCAAGCATTAATTCCTTCCCTCCAAAAGGCATAATTAATGTTCACACAGTTGTAAAGCCCACTAAAACACTAAGTTCAAACAACAATCCCTTCATTTTTGGAGGAAAAAATGAAGCAGAAGTTGAAAGTCGTTTACGAAGAAGAGTGATTTATGGCTGCTCCCTCTTTATTGCCCACCGAGAACTAGAGACATTCAGGCTAATTCGTCTTATTTAGATCCAAAGCTCATCCAATCGGTTAATTGCTAGAATTCTACCGCTCCAAGTTTTGCTGTTAGAAGGTCTTTCTCTCTTGCTTCTTCAGTGTCAGTTAACCCTTCCCCAAAGGCTGAGCCAGTGCCCATCGTAGATCCATCTAAAATGGCCTCAAGCCTCTACTCTTCTGCATCTTTTATCTTCTTCATCTCATGCGTCTTCCAGCTAGATCTGGTTTAAGAGGTACATTCAAAAagcatacaaatcaaagaaaccCCTGCTGCACTTTAAGACGTTCCCCAAGCATTTTGTTAGGAGGAGGCTGAAGGATCTCTTAAAAAAGGCTCTAGTAAAGACAAAGGTGTTGTCAAACCAAAATCCACAAAATTATGAATCTTTAAGGAtgcgtttgggggagggaaagagttatgggggaaaaggattataataatcctaggattatgataattctagtgttatgataatatgtgtttgggagaaaggTTATTATTAGTAGTGTTAtcgtaatatgtgtttggggaaaggaatatgaaaggtagtgttatgatagtatgtgtttgggatagagattatgatagtagtgttataataatgtgtttggggaaaggttatgattgtagtaatttaaaaaacaataatagaatTTGGATTGGGTTATTTGGATAGGCTAGTGTAggattaaaaaaggaaaagagaggagaagaTATAGTTATTTGGAGATTAagataaccctaatccccatTTATTATAACCCTTGGGCCAAACAtggtttggcccaatttcctgACCCTTTTCCCCCTAAAACCCCATCATAGACATACCCTAAAGGTAAAAGGACaaacttcttcatcttcaattaGGGCAGATATTCAGAACTAGAAAAAGAGTACCTTAAAAGCAGAATTGATCTTTAGATCAAAACCCTAATTCTTTGCAGGTAAATTGCACGCAAGTTCAAGTTCCTTCTCTTTCAACCCAATCAGTCCCTTAGAGATCCTGCCATCCACATTTTAAATATTCTGTGTTTTCCTTACCTTCCTCAAACGTTCAGTTTTTGAGAGGCTCCCCTCGTCATACTCTAGGCCTTCCATCCAAAAAGAATGTGATTCAGATTTTAACTCTCCTTTTAATGTGAGCAATGAGGAAGATGATCATTTGGAAAAACTAAGTGAGCTGGAGGATCATCCTTTGAAGAACTCCTTAGAAACTAATCTCAATGATTTGTTTCAAAATGAAAAGGAACTGAATGTTGGAAAACACCTCTTTGAAACCCCCCTCTCAGTCTCAGCTGCAAAATTCCATCCCATTTAAAGTCCCTGGTAGAAGAATGCAAACTAATTTTCGtttaaactttgatttttgTCACTTTTTGGTTCAATAATCGATTACACAGGAATTTGTATAGCAAAACTTGGGGTGGTTTGAAGATTGCAGATAAAGAGATTGTGATTCAAGTCACTTGAAACACTTATTTCAGAATTAGTAGTATCCCTAGATTCAATGAAGAAGCTGAGCTCAAGAAATGTTTCCAACTGGTTGAACAATTATTGTTTTTGGCAGTTTTGTGGCTCCACTTCATGAAGATTCAGCAAGGATGGTTGTTGTTCTCTAGGGGCTCCTTCACTCATCTCGAAGCTAGTGAGCAAGTTGTCAACTTACTTTGGGTTCCTTTTGACAATCTGTTTAAATTATTCTGTACCTAGTTTATACTCTAGATTTCATTTGTTGTTTTGGGTTGGAGGATTTCGATTAGCTCATTATTATTGCTGACTTTGATTTGGATATTGTTAGTACCTGTTTTAGCCTTTTTGCGCTCTGTATAATtatcttgtactttgagcattagaTTCTTTTGTTATTATTGATGAAGAGGCTTGTCTCcgtttcaaaaagaaaataaggaaCTTAAAAGTTTCTCATCACCAAATGAGGTGTAACAATAATTTATGCTAATGGAAGTTCAAAGAGAGGtaattaacaaaaagaaaaaattaaaaagaatcaTCTCTTTCTACACAAAAGAACATCTGTTGCAGAAACTAACATGCACTAGCATTTGATAGTAAGAGCAAAACACGTGTAAGTTGAAACCTGGAGAGGTGGTATGTTTTCTGCAGCAAATAGTACCACTCGAGCAAGTTTGATGTCATGGTGTGAGCTCAATACACATTGGACAAAAAGATTAGGTTCGCAACTATGATTGATAAACCTGGCAATATTTCCAGTGGAACAAGCATCAATGCAAAACTCTGGCACACTTTCGGATCTTCGATCATCTACAACATCCAAAGAATTGTTTGCTGGCAAGGATGCATCTCTTGAGCGCCTCTACAAGAATAGACAAAGTAAATATCTATGATTAGTATGGAAATAGAAAAAGAGAGGCTGAAATAGAAATTAGAAGCTCggataatttaatttgaatattagagaattcaaattcaatttaaCCACCGAGCTGTGCTGGCTCCATGATTGTAGCTTTCTATCAATTTTCTCAATAATAGGATTCAACATGATATTGTACATGGCTTGTCAAAAGGGAGGGGAAAAAAGGCAAGCCAAGATATCTGCAAGGCCACTGACCTAATTGCGACCAAATTTTCTAGCAATCGATTTAATAACATATCGTGTAGAGTTAATGGCCACAATCTCATATCATGTGGTTGATATTCAACCCTGATGCCTTTTTAAAATAGTTAACAAGGCCAAACAAGTTTTCAACTGCAGGAGCATCCAGTTCCGGAAGGAGGATGGCATCGCCAGCAAAAAAGGAGGTGGCGGACACAGAGGGAGGCATTTAATAATCCCACTCACTCACCTCGATCATAATTTTACTAAAACAtttcataataataacaaaaaatgtgaaaataatGGATTGCCATGTCTAAGGACCCTCATAGCACCAATCTTTCCCTTGGGACAACCAGTATTAAAGAAAGAGAAGCAAGGACAACCAGTATTAATAAAAGAGAAGTTATACGAGGTAACACAACCCTTTATCCATTTTTTCCATTTAGCCTTTAGCTATGAGGGTGAGCTCCACGAATTCCCAATCAACCTTATAAAAGCTTATCAACCTTATAAAAGCTTTCTCTATGTCAGTTAACCACCACACCTTCTATCTCTTAAATCACTAATTCAACTAAAAAGCTTAAGTTGATAGGTGAggataaattaatataatatccAACATTCCTCACTTGTGGGTTGGGGAGAAAACAACAGCGCATGGGCTTGAACCCAGGACATCCTACAACAACCTGCTTCGATACCATCTTACATCACCAAGTCAACCCAAAAGCTCATATTTGATAATATAGGATTCCATCTCAAGACCAAATAACTACAGGAGGAGTAGCTCATCTATCTTATAAGGAGTGTGAGTCCCCTTGGCTTTCAATGTGGGATTCTCAACATCTCAACATGCCCCCTCAAGATGGTGTCTCCTTGGGCTCACCAATCTCAGGCCAAATACCCATTCGGGTTTAATGGCCTCCAACActatcttaaatcaccaattcaaCCCAAAGCCTTAAGCTGGTGGTTGAAGACAAATTTACTTATATCACTCACACTCCTCACCATGAAATATTAGAAAGACCCAACAAGTAGAGATCAATATTAATTGGGGAGAAAACAACAATGCAAGGGCTTGAACACAAGACCTCCCTAAACCActtgctctgataccatcttaaatcaccaattcaaCGAAAAGCTTAAACTGATAGGTAagtgtatatttaatataatatccaACAGTTTCTTCCAAAGCAATCTTCTAAgattttttttccccttttggaaaagaaaacaagtCTCTTCATTAATAAAATTGAATAACACTAATACTTAAAGTACAATAGAGTTATGCAAAGAGCAATAAGCAAAATTCCTATGGATCAAGAGGCACAATGAGACAACTCAACTGAGTGTTGTTTGGCACACCAACATGAGATGATTTGAAATGATATAATATACTAACTCACTCTTTGGGCCACAAACTTTACATGGTGGAGTTGAGTTGGTATATTTTACCAATTCACCTCAACTCTCCCTTCTCCCCAATATTGCCAATGGGTTCACCCATCAACTACCATTGACAATTACCATTGCCACACTCCAAGAACCAACTTTGACGACCACTTTCACACGTTTAACTCTGATGATCGGTTTCGAGTTCCAACAACCACCTCCAACGACTATCTTTGCGCCACTAACTCCGCGACAAATTTTGAGTTCCAATAACCATTCTCCGATGAACAAACTTCAAAGAAAATCAACTTCGATGACCACCTTAACAATACAAATTCTAGGCTACGGCAACAAACTCTTACGACCAACTTCAAGATCACTTCCACGCAACCAACTTATACTTTTGAGAACCAACTACAACTACAAACTTTGGCGAAAATCACCTTTGATAAATAACTTCAACAATCACCTTCAACTTGGGGCACCAACAACTACCTCTACAATAAACTTCACCCAAAATCACTTTTGATAATTAACTTCTGTGCCAAATGACAACCAACACTAGCAATCAATACCAACATTTACCTTAGACAACCAAGAACGACAAAGACCACCTTTGACACATCCTATTTCTGGTTAAATTAAGCTGTCGTCAGTAATCAAAGCCATCGACCGCTTTCCCAATTCAACGATGTTCAGTTAATCCAACTTTTGTCCACTTATCTGATTTAATTTGATTACTTTAGGTATGGTTTGGTTAATCTTCAGCTCGTTATGTCACAAGAGCAAATTCATCAAATCTTTAAATTGCTACCCACCAACTTGTCATCTAATAATTCTTGTGTTTCTTTGACTCACACAAGTAATTATCCTATAAAGTCTTCTCTTGTGGTAATTATTTTCCATGGATTATTGATTTCGTAGCATTAGATCATATGATCAGTTCTTCTATCTTCGATCCATATTCTCCATCATATTGCGATGAAAAAATCAGGATTGCAAATGGGATTTTTTCTTCTATTCTAGGAAGATGAACCATTAAATTGATTGACATCTCGTTACGGTCTATTCTTCATGTTCCAAAATTAGCTGATAATCTTTTATTTGTTTCTGAACTCTCTAAAGATTTCAATTTTCGTGATATATTCTTTGACACTAACTATATTTTTCAAGATCAGGAATC
Encoded proteins:
- the LOC103491712 gene encoding uncharacterized protein LOC103491712 yields the protein MDDSFKVRVDRIFGSLSSSSTASSSSSPFNSSLSSLWSLTDDEIERREWIKGKEEEQPPESDLEPTSFFDGRTKVNERNLFGFRDDFEDDLDDLDENPKSNGSSSKFPKPDDYGGEEWEIKSSIGRDCTLDYEEEEDEYDKVAVGKEKNGDRLYMKDVTDCGIEIGSSTELPTSIRNFTRDPRANHLAAKVRLKEDAEASKTIDSLHVSKNTAVAITDSESNAFQNPKSILKRKDNHLDAKSHKRVRFDPECKIPQNSQESKDFVVKTNSLPRGAEVGNEVTFPSQGTQVPDYLLNPSRYTHYTFNSSNDVDEESNKKAYMNFLQLVRESKRIESHQDDASTGPPKSITFIPKKKADDTIMLENSPLQSGVEKEVVQKKGMSIGIAAVDDQTDDVCSMEEDEPDKLEIRRNSSQKPDRQYRTRANNMESEEEA